One genomic region from Halorussus rarus encodes:
- a CDS encoding phosphatase PAP2 family protein encodes MPGRGLGVTDAFARFLPEFARELFAALTHLGDAGLLLAAVALLYWFGDRRKGAFSLAAVLGALALTLALKGLFALPRPPADLRVARAGGYGFPSGHAVGATTLWGLLALVLDRGTRDRRAVAAAAVVAVVATSRLVIGVHYAVDVAVGVGVALAYLAALLRIADWDPTRAFAVAAGLAAAALATHGLTPDSVATLAGVVGAGATWAALGARPRGAVTLPAAVVGLGALGLVGYAGNRPDLPLAAVFVLNLLVPVGILLLPSLVERARRRRSASPT; translated from the coding sequence ATGCCCGGACGAGGCCTCGGCGTCACCGACGCCTTCGCGCGCTTCCTGCCCGAGTTCGCCCGCGAGCTGTTCGCTGCGCTCACCCACCTGGGCGACGCGGGGCTTCTCCTCGCGGCGGTCGCGCTCCTGTACTGGTTCGGCGACCGGCGAAAAGGCGCCTTCTCGCTGGCCGCGGTGCTCGGCGCGCTCGCGCTGACGCTCGCCCTGAAGGGACTGTTCGCGCTCCCGCGACCGCCGGCCGACCTCCGCGTCGCCCGCGCCGGCGGCTACGGCTTCCCCAGCGGCCACGCCGTCGGCGCGACGACGCTGTGGGGGCTGCTCGCGCTCGTCCTCGACCGCGGCACCCGCGACCGGCGCGCGGTCGCGGCCGCCGCGGTCGTGGCGGTCGTCGCGACGTCCCGGCTGGTCATCGGGGTCCACTACGCGGTCGACGTGGCGGTCGGCGTCGGCGTCGCGCTGGCGTACCTCGCCGCGCTCCTGCGAATCGCCGACTGGGACCCGACCCGGGCGTTCGCGGTCGCGGCCGGGTTGGCGGCGGCGGCGCTCGCCACCCACGGACTCACCCCGGACTCGGTCGCGACGCTCGCCGGCGTCGTCGGCGCGGGGGCGACGTGGGCCGCGCTCGGCGCCCGACCGCGCGGGGCCGTGACGCTCCCCGCGGCCGTCGTCGGTCTCGGCGCGCTCGGACTGGTCGGCTACGCCGGCAACCGGCCCGACCTGCCGCTGGCGGCGGTGTTCGTGCTGAACCTGCTGGTACCGGTCGGCATCCTGCTGCTGCCGAGTCTGGTCGAGCGCGCGAGAAGAAGACGGTCGGCGTCGCCGACCTGA
- a CDS encoding YhjD/YihY/BrkB family envelope integrity protein, whose amino-acid sequence MPSLGNAADVGRSVFEEAREQEITFLAASTAYYSFVSLIPLLLLAFVVVSFVAGEQFATQVVDRASGLLTATGQQQLRQFITNPTGSGGTTVIGLVVLVWSAIKVFRGFDEAFSAIYATDAKTGIADQVKDALLVLAAIGVGVIVVVLAGAATALFPEFPFVGVIATIIQLAALVPVFLPVYVVFPDADVSIREALPGAVLATVGWTVLQILFRIYAGVSSTSPSQFLGTALLLVTWLYFASILVLLGGVVNIVLAERGSYAERTTEPEDARLERKQELLAQYMSDDESAPDIVELRDELRELRADVESFEDDIESRTVEKPEVESELKQYVRKRMRRGHARGWGPYLVLLYGTAMTLGAFYWLRDFWAIFAMAVVWLSTLGLYALMVMLGFGVGVMTLPSRISDRIGNFRS is encoded by the coding sequence GTGCCCAGTCTCGGAAACGCCGCGGACGTCGGTCGCTCGGTCTTCGAGGAGGCCCGCGAGCAGGAGATAACCTTCCTGGCGGCGAGTACGGCCTACTACTCGTTCGTCTCGCTCATCCCGCTGCTCCTGCTCGCGTTCGTCGTCGTCTCGTTCGTGGCCGGCGAGCAGTTCGCGACGCAGGTCGTCGACCGGGCCTCGGGACTGCTGACGGCGACCGGCCAGCAGCAACTCCGGCAGTTCATCACCAACCCGACGGGCAGCGGCGGGACGACCGTCATCGGGCTGGTGGTGCTCGTGTGGAGCGCGATCAAGGTGTTCCGGGGGTTCGACGAGGCGTTCTCGGCCATCTACGCCACCGACGCCAAGACGGGGATCGCCGACCAGGTGAAGGACGCGCTGCTGGTGTTGGCCGCCATCGGCGTCGGCGTGATCGTCGTCGTGCTGGCGGGCGCCGCGACCGCGCTGTTCCCGGAGTTCCCGTTCGTGGGCGTCATCGCGACGATAATCCAGCTGGCCGCGCTGGTCCCGGTCTTCCTCCCGGTGTACGTCGTCTTCCCCGACGCGGACGTCTCGATCCGGGAGGCGCTTCCCGGTGCCGTCCTGGCGACGGTCGGGTGGACGGTGCTCCAGATCCTCTTTCGAATCTACGCCGGCGTCTCTTCGACCAGCCCCTCGCAGTTCCTCGGCACCGCGCTGCTGCTGGTGACGTGGCTGTACTTCGCCAGCATCCTGGTGCTGCTCGGCGGCGTGGTCAACATCGTCCTCGCAGAGCGCGGCAGCTACGCCGAGCGCACCACCGAGCCGGAGGACGCGCGCCTCGAACGCAAACAGGAGCTACTCGCCCAATACATGAGTGACGACGAATCCGCTCCCGACATCGTGGAACTCCGCGACGAACTGCGGGAGCTGCGAGCCGACGTGGAATCGTTCGAAGACGACATCGAATCGCGGACCGTCGAGAAACCGGAGGTCGAGTCCGAGCTCAAGCAGTACGTCCGCAAGCGGATGCGCCGGGGCCACGCCCGCGGCTGGGGTCCGTACCTCGTGCTGCTGTACGGCACCGCGATGACCCTCGGGGCGTTCTACTGGCTCCGCGATTTCTGGGCCATCTTCGCGATGGCGGTCGTCTGGCTCTCGACGCTCGGGCTCTACGCCCTGATGGTGATGCTCGGCTTCGGCGTCGGCGTGATGACCCTCCCGAGCCGCATCAGCGACCGCATCGGCAACTTCCGGTCGTAG
- a CDS encoding tRNA (guanine(26)-N(2))-dimethyltransferase, whose amino-acid sequence MRVTEGGVEVEVPEQEGEGVGDEVFFNPVQELNRDLTVAVLRAYRDREPRAEYYLDAMAASGVRGVRAAAEGWNVTMADVDPDAVDLCRRNLARNDLDGEAVERDANALMHEEVFDVVDVDPFGSPIPFADAAFANTRDLVCVTATDTAPLCGAHFHSGVRKYSAVPRNTDYHAEMGVRVLLSALARTAARYDAGVTPVLTHATNHYVRTYLELDHSASDANAAIDELGHVYHCEDCLYREHDDGLIADPLDACPECGSDRLLTAGPLWLGPAHDADFAAAVRDELDESMGTVTRAERLLDRLEGELHEPTHYDQHRLCKEWGRAAPGMDEFLGDLRNAGFAASRTHYGGTTFKTPATVGQVRRATRDS is encoded by the coding sequence ATGCGCGTCACCGAAGGCGGGGTCGAGGTCGAGGTCCCCGAGCAGGAGGGCGAGGGCGTCGGCGACGAGGTGTTCTTCAACCCGGTCCAGGAGCTCAACCGCGACCTGACCGTGGCGGTGCTCCGGGCCTACCGCGACCGCGAACCCCGCGCGGAGTACTACCTCGACGCGATGGCCGCCAGCGGCGTCCGGGGCGTCCGCGCGGCCGCCGAGGGCTGGAACGTCACGATGGCCGACGTCGACCCGGACGCGGTCGACCTCTGTCGCCGCAACCTCGCGCGCAACGACCTCGACGGCGAGGCGGTCGAACGCGACGCCAACGCGCTCATGCACGAGGAGGTCTTCGACGTGGTGGACGTCGACCCGTTCGGCTCGCCCATCCCGTTCGCCGACGCCGCGTTCGCCAACACCCGCGACCTCGTCTGCGTCACCGCGACCGACACCGCGCCGCTGTGCGGCGCCCACTTCCACAGCGGCGTCCGGAAGTACAGCGCGGTCCCTCGGAACACCGACTACCACGCCGAGATGGGCGTCCGCGTTCTGCTGTCGGCGCTGGCCCGGACCGCCGCGCGCTACGACGCCGGGGTGACGCCCGTCCTGACCCACGCGACCAACCACTACGTCCGGACCTACCTGGAACTCGACCACAGCGCGAGCGACGCCAACGCCGCGATCGACGAACTGGGCCACGTCTACCACTGCGAGGACTGCCTCTACCGCGAGCACGACGACGGGCTCATCGCCGACCCGCTCGACGCCTGCCCCGAGTGCGGGAGCGACCGGCTGTTGACCGCCGGCCCGCTGTGGCTCGGCCCGGCCCACGACGCCGACTTCGCGGCCGCGGTCCGCGACGAACTCGACGAGTCGATGGGCACCGTCACCCGGGCCGAGCGCCTGCTGGACCGGCTCGAAGGCGAACTCCACGAGCCGACCCACTACGACCAGCACCGGCTCTGCAAGGAGTGGGGTCGGGCGGCGCCGGGCATGGACGAGTTCCTCGGCGACCTCCGGAACGCCGGGTTCGCGGCCTCGCGGACCCACTACGGCGGCACCACGTTCAAGACGCCCGCGACCGTCGGACAGGTACGCCGGGCGACACGAGACTCCTAA
- the hisH gene encoding imidazole glycerol phosphate synthase subunit HisH translates to MSSQRARTDERGDAASVVVVDYGLGNLRSVTRGLERAGASVEISDDPAAFESADGVVLPGVGAFREGVENAGPYREPLLDVAESGTPVFGICLGMQMLLTSSEEAERAGQGDVRGLDLIPGTNVRFAEGQKVPHMGWNQLSVTRDHPLVEGVDGEYAYFVHSYYAVPDDEGAVVATSDYEREFPAIVADESGTVFGTQFHPEKSGETGLTILRNFVDICRE, encoded by the coding sequence ATGAGTAGCCAGCGTGCGCGCACCGACGAGCGCGGGGATGCGGCGTCGGTCGTCGTGGTCGACTACGGGCTGGGCAACCTCCGGAGCGTCACCCGCGGGCTCGAACGCGCGGGCGCGAGCGTCGAGATCAGCGACGACCCCGCGGCGTTCGAGTCGGCCGACGGCGTCGTGCTCCCGGGCGTGGGCGCGTTCCGCGAGGGCGTCGAGAACGCCGGGCCGTACCGCGAGCCGCTGCTCGACGTCGCCGAGAGCGGGACGCCGGTGTTCGGCATCTGCCTGGGGATGCAGATGCTGCTCACGTCGAGCGAGGAGGCCGAGCGCGCGGGCCAAGGGGATGTTCGTGGTCTCGACCTGATTCCGGGGACCAACGTCCGGTTCGCCGAGGGCCAGAAGGTGCCCCACATGGGGTGGAACCAGCTCTCGGTGACGCGCGACCACCCGCTCGTCGAGGGTGTCGACGGGGAGTACGCCTACTTCGTCCACTCGTACTACGCCGTCCCCGACGACGAAGGCGCGGTCGTCGCTACGAGCGACTACGAGCGGGAGTTCCCAGCCATCGTCGCCGACGAGTCGGGCACGGTCTTCGGCACCCAGTTCCACCCGGAGAAGAGCGGCGAGACCGGGCTGACCATCCTGCGGAACTTCGTGGACATCTGCCGGGAGTAG
- a CDS encoding PhnD/SsuA/transferrin family substrate-binding protein: MANRRKFLKSTAAVGAVGLTGTAGCIGNLGGSGSGDETTVNFILSPAESDVDVQKQYEPLFSYLEDETGVTIESNVAKDYAAVLQALKSGQADIADAAPAVAIAGKKAESTDIMGIRVAYGAAKYFSLMTTKASYDGINELSDLEGKTIAFADPLSTSGSLFPLYMLSKAGLDVGGAPQGDPVDFKGQWSDHSTARETLVNRDPVKAAGTGAFSTIAHVPKDQLPKRVKDINPSIEDAGSADPQLDLLQASDPIPRAPILARRDWEADARDDVRKALLNAEESDLIDENADEELWFTGVTEGEISDYDPVEAVLNELGLELGDI; encoded by the coding sequence ATGGCAAACCGACGGAAATTCCTCAAATCCACGGCTGCGGTCGGTGCGGTCGGTCTCACCGGAACGGCCGGTTGTATCGGAAACCTCGGCGGTAGCGGGAGCGGGGACGAAACCACGGTCAACTTCATCCTCTCGCCCGCCGAGTCCGACGTCGACGTACAGAAACAGTACGAACCGCTGTTCAGCTACCTCGAAGACGAGACGGGCGTGACAATCGAGTCGAACGTGGCGAAAGACTACGCAGCGGTCCTGCAGGCGCTCAAGAGCGGCCAGGCCGACATCGCCGACGCGGCGCCCGCCGTCGCTATCGCGGGGAAGAAGGCGGAGTCGACCGACATCATGGGCATCCGGGTCGCGTACGGCGCCGCCAAGTACTTCTCGTTGATGACGACGAAGGCGTCGTACGACGGCATCAACGAACTCAGCGACCTCGAGGGCAAGACGATCGCCTTCGCCGACCCGCTCTCGACGAGCGGTTCGCTGTTCCCGCTGTACATGCTCAGCAAGGCCGGACTCGACGTCGGCGGTGCGCCCCAGGGCGACCCGGTGGACTTCAAGGGACAGTGGTCGGACCACTCCACCGCCCGCGAGACGCTCGTCAACCGCGACCCCGTCAAGGCCGCCGGCACCGGCGCGTTCTCGACGATCGCGCACGTCCCCAAGGACCAGCTCCCCAAGCGGGTCAAAGATATCAACCCCAGCATCGAGGACGCCGGCAGCGCGGACCCCCAGCTGGACCTGCTCCAGGCCTCCGACCCGATCCCGCGGGCACCGATACTCGCGCGCCGCGACTGGGAGGCCGACGCGCGCGACGACGTGCGGAAGGCGCTGCTGAACGCCGAGGAGAGCGACCTCATCGACGAGAACGCCGACGAGGAACTGTGGTTCACCGGCGTCACCGAGGGCGAGATAAGCGACTACGACCCCGTCGAGGCGGTTCTCAACGAGCTGGGGCTCGAGCTCGGTGACATCTAG
- the phnC gene encoding phosphonate ABC transporter ATP-binding protein: MSTIKVNNLTKTYGDVRALVDVSFEIPDGEFVVLLGESGAGKSTLLRCLNGLTSPTEGSITIGEEAITGPRDDVAMIFQQHYIIGQMSAYSNALTGSLNRTSFLNSLLQRNGHDDKVEALRALETVGLLDEAGQRAERMSGGQQQRVGIARALVQQPNLLLADEPVASLDPASAETVMGYIRDAAKDRNLTTIASLHQVNLAREFGERFIGLKDGELVFDGYREDLTVDVIDRIYGNIQTNAIRDEREANA; encoded by the coding sequence ATGAGTACGATCAAAGTTAATAACCTGACAAAGACGTACGGTGACGTTCGTGCGCTCGTGGACGTCTCCTTTGAGATTCCCGACGGCGAATTCGTCGTCCTGCTCGGGGAGTCGGGTGCGGGGAAATCGACGCTACTGCGCTGTCTCAACGGACTGACCTCCCCTACGGAAGGCAGTATCACCATCGGCGAGGAGGCGATAACCGGACCGCGCGACGACGTGGCGATGATTTTCCAGCAGCACTACATCATCGGCCAGATGAGCGCGTACTCGAACGCGCTCACCGGCTCGCTCAACCGAACGTCGTTCCTCAATAGCCTGCTGCAGCGCAACGGCCACGACGACAAGGTCGAGGCGCTCCGAGCGCTCGAGACCGTCGGTCTCCTCGATGAGGCCGGACAGCGGGCCGAGCGGATGAGCGGCGGCCAGCAACAACGGGTCGGCATCGCGCGGGCGCTCGTCCAGCAGCCCAACCTACTGCTGGCCGACGAACCGGTCGCCAGCCTCGACCCAGCCAGCGCCGAGACGGTGATGGGGTACATCCGGGACGCGGCCAAGGACCGCAACCTCACCACGATCGCCAGCCTCCACCAGGTGAATCTCGCCCGGGAGTTCGGCGAGCGATTCATCGGTCTGAAGGACGGCGAGCTCGTCTTCGACGGCTACCGCGAGGACCTCACCGTCGACGTCATCGACCGCATCTACGGGAACATCCAGACGAACGCCATCCGCGACGAGCGGGAGGCCAACGCATGA
- the phnE gene encoding phosphonate ABC transporter, permease protein PhnE — translation MSAETDGVTDRVEERLGDLKRMKRIRRVGMLLIVGVIAALFNFALDQVGFTIAEIIRYWPEFNDALGEFFPPGEVFGIPFVDLGAYLTFIQERNLLEKAVVTLAMGFAGTLLGLPGALLLGVLGSERVTPFPFNFIFRGMMSTIRAIPALVWALIYIPLGGVTPFTATLAIGTDTMGNLGRLFTDALEEVETGPIEAIESTGADRRQTIVFGMLSQVVTPFIAWTMYILEINVRIAVTMGLIGGGGLGYVLSTERGLFHYTNMMATILVILLLVISVEMISQRTRSYIRADDDADQKGLIQLLAEFPQRMAESMWR, via the coding sequence ATGAGCGCGGAGACCGACGGCGTCACCGACCGCGTCGAGGAGCGACTCGGCGACCTCAAGCGAATGAAGCGCATCCGGCGCGTCGGCATGCTGCTCATCGTCGGCGTCATCGCCGCCCTGTTCAACTTCGCGCTCGATCAGGTCGGGTTCACCATCGCCGAGATAATCCGGTACTGGCCGGAGTTCAACGACGCACTCGGCGAGTTCTTCCCGCCGGGAGAGGTGTTCGGCATCCCGTTCGTGGACCTCGGCGCGTACCTGACGTTCATCCAGGAGCGGAACCTGCTGGAGAAGGCCGTCGTCACCCTGGCGATGGGGTTCGCGGGCACCCTGCTCGGGCTTCCCGGCGCGCTCCTGCTGGGCGTGCTCGGGAGCGAGCGGGTCACGCCGTTCCCGTTCAACTTCATCTTCCGCGGCATGATGAGCACCATCCGCGCCATCCCGGCGCTGGTGTGGGCGCTCATCTACATTCCGCTGGGCGGGGTCACGCCGTTCACGGCGACGCTGGCCATCGGTACCGACACGATGGGGAACCTCGGCCGCCTGTTCACCGACGCGCTCGAGGAGGTCGAGACCGGTCCCATCGAGGCCATCGAGTCGACCGGCGCCGACCGCCGCCAGACCATCGTGTTCGGGATGCTCAGTCAGGTCGTGACGCCGTTCATCGCGTGGACGATGTACATCCTCGAGATCAACGTCCGGATCGCGGTCACGATGGGACTCATCGGCGGCGGCGGACTGGGGTACGTGCTCTCGACCGAGCGCGGCCTGTTCCACTACACGAACATGATGGCGACCATCCTCGTCATCCTGCTGCTCGTCATCAGCGTCGAGATGATAAGCCAGCGCACCCGGTCGTACATCCGCGCCGACGACGACGCCGACCAGAAGGGGCTCATCCAGCTGCTCGCGGAGTTCCCCCAGCGGATGGCCGAGTCGATGTGGCGGTGA
- a CDS encoding outer membrane protein assembly factor BamB family protein, with protein sequence MGSREPSRRAFLRRAGAVGGSAVGATGAAGATATGSGESAATGSAVGVPGLDTDHRVRWTFETDERATIYPAVRSRGAVVALVRTDADDGLGFELYAFETDSGETRWRRGLDDRSTFPTAAGGTIYAVEGNRLLALDAADGSERWRFATAGLDYRSFAVGDEAAFVADSSGVTAVDVADGSERWSTAVDADGPLGQPTVGEERVYLGGERGFRALDRATGRERWTTRTAAGERTLAAGVWEDQLVGWSSDAVYGLRVADGTERWRTDHEGVRPYPAAGALAGDAAYLWGGSLAAIDLRTGAKRWTFESEYGEGHSPVVRDGGVYFPLSDDFVALDAADGSERWRTGAGTPHRFWGTATDGLVYVVGEREVAAVDAASGRERWTLDFGDERGLWADASGDLALAATRSGTLYAVDRPSPLATAPVATAERFATSPAGLGLLGLLGAGLLGVGYRRATVRGDDPDADVAFGRLDRLAAGPVTETYRKRIRTPDGPALVAETRLREGADAETRRIVAEAVERWAELSDAVDAVLPILDRGTGPDGEYDAGDRRDADDPVPWFETPFAAGGSLADAWPVAARERVEVASAVARTLHAAHREGVAHGRLAPRHVFRGTSDLAGGAAGAGTDVLVGGWFLADALAGVGEERDPYAPPEGPRGTDVERADGDASASTDDESAGVAGDVYRVGALAYHLLAGAVPDPDPEPASALNPGLSADLDGVLARALANDPVDRHESALAFDDAFRWAAFDR encoded by the coding sequence ATGGGTTCCCGAGAGCCGAGCAGGCGCGCGTTCCTCCGTCGGGCGGGCGCGGTCGGCGGATCTGCGGTCGGCGCGACCGGAGCCGCCGGAGCGACGGCGACGGGCTCCGGCGAGTCTGCAGCGACCGGGTCCGCCGTCGGCGTCCCCGGGCTCGACACCGACCACCGGGTCCGCTGGACCTTCGAGACCGACGAGCGCGCGACGATCTACCCTGCGGTCCGCTCGCGCGGGGCGGTCGTCGCGCTCGTCCGGACCGACGCCGACGACGGGCTGGGGTTCGAGCTGTACGCCTTCGAGACCGACTCGGGCGAGACCCGCTGGCGGCGCGGCCTCGACGACCGGTCGACCTTCCCGACGGCCGCCGGCGGGACGATCTACGCCGTGGAGGGCAACCGACTGCTCGCGCTCGACGCCGCCGACGGCAGCGAGCGCTGGCGGTTCGCGACCGCGGGCCTCGACTACCGGAGCTTCGCGGTCGGCGACGAGGCGGCGTTCGTCGCGGACAGCTCGGGGGTGACCGCCGTCGACGTCGCCGACGGCAGCGAGCGCTGGTCGACCGCGGTCGACGCCGACGGCCCGCTAGGACAGCCGACCGTGGGCGAGGAGCGCGTCTACCTCGGCGGCGAGCGCGGGTTCCGCGCGCTCGACAGGGCGACCGGCCGCGAGCGGTGGACGACGCGGACGGCCGCCGGCGAGCGGACGCTGGCCGCCGGCGTCTGGGAGGACCAGCTGGTCGGGTGGTCGAGCGACGCGGTGTACGGGCTGCGGGTCGCCGACGGGACCGAGCGCTGGCGGACCGACCACGAGGGGGTCCGACCGTACCCCGCGGCGGGTGCGCTCGCCGGCGACGCGGCCTACCTCTGGGGCGGGTCGCTGGCCGCCATCGACCTCCGGACCGGCGCGAAGCGCTGGACCTTCGAGTCCGAGTACGGCGAGGGCCACAGCCCGGTGGTCCGGGACGGCGGCGTCTACTTCCCGCTCTCCGACGACTTCGTCGCGCTCGACGCCGCCGACGGCAGCGAGCGCTGGCGCACCGGCGCCGGGACGCCCCACCGGTTCTGGGGGACCGCGACCGACGGGCTCGTCTACGTGGTCGGCGAGCGCGAGGTCGCCGCCGTCGACGCGGCGTCGGGCCGCGAGCGCTGGACGCTCGACTTCGGCGACGAGCGGGGGCTCTGGGCCGACGCTTCGGGCGATCTCGCGCTGGCGGCCACCCGGAGCGGGACGCTGTACGCGGTCGACCGGCCCTCGCCGCTGGCCACCGCGCCGGTCGCCACGGCCGAGCGGTTCGCCACCTCGCCGGCGGGGCTGGGGCTGCTCGGGCTGCTGGGCGCCGGCCTGCTCGGCGTCGGCTACCGCCGGGCGACGGTCCGGGGCGACGACCCCGACGCCGACGTCGCGTTCGGCCGCCTCGACCGACTCGCCGCCGGCCCGGTCACCGAGACGTACCGCAAGCGGATTCGGACGCCCGACGGCCCGGCGCTGGTCGCCGAGACGCGGCTTCGCGAAGGCGCCGACGCCGAGACCCGGCGGATCGTCGCCGAGGCCGTCGAGCGGTGGGCCGAGCTTTCGGACGCGGTCGACGCCGTCCTCCCGATTCTGGACCGCGGGACCGGCCCGGACGGCGAGTACGACGCGGGCGACCGCCGCGACGCAGACGACCCGGTTCCGTGGTTCGAGACCCCCTTCGCGGCGGGCGGGTCGCTGGCCGACGCCTGGCCGGTCGCCGCCCGCGAGCGCGTCGAGGTCGCCTCGGCGGTCGCCCGGACGCTCCACGCGGCCCACCGCGAGGGCGTCGCGCACGGCCGGCTCGCGCCCCGACACGTCTTCCGCGGCACCAGCGACCTCGCGGGAGGCGCCGCCGGTGCGGGGACCGACGTCCTCGTCGGCGGCTGGTTCCTCGCGGACGCGCTGGCGGGGGTCGGCGAGGAGCGCGACCCCTACGCGCCGCCGGAGGGACCGCGGGGGACGGACGTAGAACGCGCAGACGGCGACGCGTCGGCGAGCACCGACGACGAATCGGCGGGCGTCGCCGGCGACGTCTACCGCGTCGGCGCGCTGGCCTACCACCTGCTCGCGGGCGCGGTACCGGACCCGGACCCCGAGCCCGCGAGCGCGCTGAATCCGGGTCTCTCGGCCGACCTCGACGGCGTGCTCG